The region AATTTGAATCAATTGTGTTCCATATGATTTAGATGCTTTCGAAAAATCTAATTTTCCTTTGCCCTTGTCCCCTATGGAAAAGGAACACCTGCTTCCATTTCGCAAACATTTGAAAAAAATGTCTCCATTCGGTTGGTTTGGATAGGCGTGTTTATAGATGTTGGAAATGATTTCATTTGTGATTAAACCAAGGTAGACAATTTTATCAGTTGATAACTCAAATCGCTCCACATCAAAGTGCAATTTATAATCTTTATTTGGTTCCTTATAGGAGGCCATAATGTTCTGTATCAAGGAGCTAAAATATTGGTTGATATCAAGTTTGTTGATACTTTTTAATTTTAAAAGTTGTTCGTGGAGTAAAGAAATCGAAAGAATTCTATTTTTTGTATCCTGGATAAAATTAATTAAATTTGGGTCTTTTGTATTTAATGATTTTATGTAGAGTAGGCTCAAAATCATTTGGAGATTGTTTTTAATCCTGTGATGAATTTCTTTGAAGAGGTTTTCTTTTTCCTCTAAAAGTTTTAATAGCTGATCGTTTTGTTCTTTTAACTCTTCCGTTGTGGCATTTAATTCTTCGATCGTAGCTGCTAGCTCTTCTTTCTTTTCTTGGATATTCATTTCGTATTGTTTTACATTAGAAATGTCTAAAACAATTGTAAATATACTGCTTTTGCCTTCGTGGAATACTAATTGCAAATGCACTTCTACAGGATAAAAAGACCCATCGGATCTTTTGTTGATAGTTTCAAATACAATCGTTTCAGTTTGTCTATCTAATACAGGTTTGATCCAGGATTTGAATGTTTCTTCTTTTATATTTGTTTTGATATCGAAGATGGTTTTTTGTTTTACTTCCTCAAAATTATATTTCAAGTTTTTAAGGCCAGCATCATTTACATATTCAATTTTAAAAGTCTCAGGGTCGAATATGTAAATTTCATTGATACTTTTTTGGATGACATTTTTAAGCTTTACGTGTTCTGCCTCTAATCTTTTAAATTCTGTAATGTCCTGCGAAGTTAAAATGAAAGCTTCTACTTTCCCTTCTGCGTTTACAATTGGTTTGTAGGCATTTAGGAAGTGGGAGTTTCGCGTGCTTACTTCATGGACTACTGACTCGCCAGATAAAACTTTTGGTAGGTTAGCTTTGATTGGTGTGTATACTTCAGGTTGTAAAACTTCAAAAATACTCTTTCGAAGGAAGCTCGAGGGATCGATTCCAAATTTTTTGAAACCACTTCCATTTGTATAAATAAAGTGTAGATTCTGGTCAATAAGGCTAATAGAACCATTTGGATAGTTTTCGCCAACCATCTGTAAAAGGAAATGTGAATCTGAAATGCCATCCATAATCTAGTAAACCTCCGATCCATAAATATAATAAATATATGAAATTTTAATTAAAATAATTCTAAAAAGCAAGAAAATATAGTTTATTAAGGGGAAAAATGTTAGGCGTTGCTTATCAGAATTTCATAATTTATTCAAATTAAAATGTGATTCTTGTGACTGAATTGCATTTAACAAGCGGTAGGATAATGTTTGAGGCTTTTGAGGGAAGGTGGAAATTTTGCTGAATTTGGAAGCATTTTTTGGAATCGCTTGTAAAGAATGAGAAATCAATGAAAACGTTTGGGCAAACCCAGAGAAGTCCGATGGTGCACTCCGAGAAACGCAAAGACTGAAAGACCAGAAATAAGTGATGTTTGTAAGGTGCTATTCTCCTTTGTAAAAAAGTGCAGGAAGCGAATAAGGAGGGAGAAGGATACTTTCATCCTCGTATCAGATTCTCGGTGGATTTTTTTTTAGATTCTAAATTGACTCAATACTTTATCTAGACCCCAGAGAAACTCCTCTTCTAAGATAGAGGCGATGGATCTCTTTTTTGTCTTTTCCAAAAAATCCGAAAAGAATCCAGTGAAATAAGGAAATCTTTCCTTTAACTCGTGGTTTGGGATCCCTTCAACGGGAAAAAGAGGTGAAGCATTTCCCTTTGGTAGTTGAGTAAAATTCCAATGGCTTTCTTGGATCACAAATCCATAGATATAACTTTCTAACGAAAGAAGGATACGGTAAGTCTCGGTGGGGCCTAGCCCAGTCTTTCGAAGAATCGAAAACTGTCGCTCTAAGAAATTGAGCCGTGTTAAACTAAATTGTGTTCTACTATCTAAGACGTTAAGTGCCCAAGGATGAGATTGGAATAGATTTCGTTTGCTAATGGAAAGTTGTCTAAGCTGTTCTTTGGGTTTAAGGCTCTCTTTAGGAAATTGGATTTTTTCCAAAATACGATCAGAAAGTCCGTCCAAAATGTCCTCTTTATTTTTTACATGTTTATACAGAGACATGGCTTCTACGCCCAATAATCTGGCGAGAGTTCTCATAGAGAGTCTTTCCCATCCAAAACGATCTGCATATGCAAACCCAGCATCAATGATTCTTTGCCGATTTAAAGGTTCTCTTTCTCTTTTCTGTTTCATCATTTTTCGACTTATTAGGCTTACGCTGTAATCTTTTTCTAGACAAGAAACAAGTAAATATTATTTTCAGTTGTAAATAGCTTACATTGTAAGCTAAGAGGAAATAATGAAAGTAATTTATTGCGAAACATATGGCCCCCCGGAAGTGTTAAGGCTTGTTGAGATCTCCAAACCTCAGCCCAAAAATAATGAAATATTAGTGAAAATTCAAGCAACAACAGTTAATTCTGGAGATGTCCGAGTGAGAGGTTTTGTAGTCTCTGGTTTAAAAAAATTGCTAATGCGTTTGGTTTTGGGTTGGTCTCGGCCCCGAAATCCTGTCTTAGGTTTGGTTTTTTCAGGCATTATAGAAGAGGTGGGGAGAGACGTAACTAAATTTCAAGTAGGTGACGAGATCTTTGGAATGACTGGCTTTCGAATGGGCACATATGCAGAATACATTTGCCTAAAGGAAAGTTCTGTTCAGGCCAAAAAACCAGCACAGTCTTCTTTTGGAGAGATAGCTGCTTTAGTGTTTGGTGGAACGACTGCTCTTTATTTCTTAAAAAAGGCGGGAATACATAAAGCAAAGAAATCTGTATTGGTTATCGGTGGAACAGGCTCTGTAGGTGTAGCAAGTATACAATATGCACTTTCTTGTGGAGCCGAGGTAAGTGCCGTTTGCGGTCCAAGTGGTATGGCTCTCGTAAAAAAACTGGGAGTAGAAAAGGTATATGATTA is a window of Leptospira ryugenii DNA encoding:
- a CDS encoding PAS domain-containing sensor histidine kinase, with protein sequence MDGISDSHFLLQMVGENYPNGSISLIDQNLHFIYTNGSGFKKFGIDPSSFLRKSIFEVLQPEVYTPIKANLPKVLSGESVVHEVSTRNSHFLNAYKPIVNAEGKVEAFILTSQDITEFKRLEAEHVKLKNVIQKSINEIYIFDPETFKIEYVNDAGLKNLKYNFEEVKQKTIFDIKTNIKEETFKSWIKPVLDRQTETIVFETINKRSDGSFYPVEVHLQLVFHEGKSSIFTIVLDISNVKQYEMNIQEKKEELAATIEELNATTEELKEQNDQLLKLLEEKENLFKEIHHRIKNNLQMILSLLYIKSLNTKDPNLINFIQDTKNRILSISLLHEQLLKLKSINKLDINQYFSSLIQNIMASYKEPNKDYKLHFDVERFELSTDKIVYLGLITNEIISNIYKHAYPNQPNGDIFFKCLRNGSRCSFSIGDKGKGKLDFSKASKSYGTQLIQIFSDQLNARLTIDTTNGLFYIIEFEIE
- a CDS encoding TetR/AcrR family transcriptional regulator, with protein sequence MMKQKREREPLNRQRIIDAGFAYADRFGWERLSMRTLARLLGVEAMSLYKHVKNKEDILDGLSDRILEKIQFPKESLKPKEQLRQLSISKRNLFQSHPWALNVLDSRTQFSLTRLNFLERQFSILRKTGLGPTETYRILLSLESYIYGFVIQESHWNFTQLPKGNASPLFPVEGIPNHELKERFPYFTGFFSDFLEKTKKRSIASILEEEFLWGLDKVLSQFRI
- a CDS encoding NAD(P)-dependent alcohol dehydrogenase; translated protein: MKVIYCETYGPPEVLRLVEISKPQPKNNEILVKIQATTVNSGDVRVRGFVVSGLKKLLMRLVLGWSRPRNPVLGLVFSGIIEEVGRDVTKFQVGDEIFGMTGFRMGTYAEYICLKESSVQAKKPAQSSFGEIAALVFGGTTALYFLKKAGIHKAKKSVLVIGGTGSVGVASIQYALSCGAEVSAVCGPSGMALVKKLGVEKVYDYSKGNLDAQLDTYDVIFDTVGKYSKKDFIKNLSPKGIYLTVESWDVATESIEMLEEIVSLLKAGKMPAVIDRTFSLEQIVDAHRYVDSGRKKGNVVIQVV